The nucleotide sequence AGCGCAACCATGCGGGGCGGTAGCTGAGTAGTGAGACGATGAACGAATACGTCGTCGTCACCACCAAGCCCAGGGAAGGCCACCATAGACCTTTGCCAATGGATTCGTCTACTGGGGCCCTCCCTGGGCTTTTTTCGCGAGTGTGATCTGGACATCACACAAACGGAAATCGGTCGTTCATTTCGGCCGCTGAGAGTTCGACCAGGAACTTCGACAGCCGTTCGACGACGATGTCCATCATCCGCTGGCCTTTCTCGGCCGTGGCGGGGTGAGGGTCGCCGACGCCGGTGTTCGTCGTCAACAGGTGCCAGGGCCGTGTCATCGTGACCCAGCCGCGGTTGAGCGCTTCGAATTGTGTTGTTGCAGCCGCGCCGGCGTCGGCCGCGAGGCTGCCGTCCGGATGCCGCGCCACGAGGTCTGGGAAGAAGGCCAGTCCGAAGGCCGTTTCCATCTCGCCCGCGTGATCGCCGGGATCGGTGAAGATCTCGCGTTCCACATCGCGAAAGATCTGATACCAGTTGCAGAGAAAAATCTGCGCCGACGTGCGCCCGTACAACTCGCGCAGCACGGACTTGAGTTCGTTCCCACCGTGGCTGTTGAGCAGCAGCACTTTGCGAATGGAACTGCCGGCCAGCGACTCGACGAGATCGCGAATCACCAGGGCCAACGTCGACGGCTGCACGTTCATCGCCAGCGGAAACTGCCGCAGGTTGGTCTCCGTGCCGTAGGGGATCGTCGGCAGCAAGACCACCTTTGCCCCTTGCGCATGCGCGGCTTCGCAAATCCGCTCGCCGACGATCTCGGCTTCCATCACGTCGGTGCCGTACGGCAGATGCAAATTGTGCGGCTCGGTCGCCCCCAGCGGCAGCACCGCCACTTCGTACGGGTTCGCGGTGACGTAGGCGAAGTTCGTTTCCAGCAACTTCCAGGGGCGCATGACGGTTCCTCGGCGTATCGATCTGCGGAGTTTTCTTGGATTCTAACAGATTCATCTATCGTCCAAGCGGTGTCCAAGCCCAGGGAAGGCCCTCGCAGTCGTCTCCATTGGCAACGACTATGGTGGCCTTCCCTGGGCTTAACGGCGAACGTCTTCGCTTGCTCTCGCGGCTTCCCTCCCGAGCGAAGCGCTACATCGCTAGAATTCAGTAATCCCACCGCGCCGCCCCCCCAGGACCCGCGATGTCACGCCAACTCAGCCAAACGGCTTTCGCCCGAGCCAAACGCTTGATCCCCGGCGGCGTGAACAGCCCCGCTAGGGCGTTTGGCGGCGTGGGCGGTGAGCCGATTTTCATGGCCCGTGGCGACGGGGCCTATCTCTTCGACGTTGACGGCAACCGCTACCTC is from Planctomycetia bacterium and encodes:
- a CDS encoding creatininase family protein, encoding MRPWKLLETNFAYVTANPYEVAVLPLGATEPHNLHLPYGTDVMEAEIVGERICEAAHAQGAKVVLLPTIPYGTETNLRQFPLAMNVQPSTLALVIRDLVESLAGSSIRKVLLLNSHGGNELKSVLRELYGRTSAQIFLCNWYQIFRDVEREIFTDPGDHAGEMETAFGLAFFPDLVARHPDGSLAADAGAAATTQFEALNRGWVTMTRPWHLLTTNTGVGDPHPATAEKGQRMMDIVVERLSKFLVELSAAEMNDRFPFV